The Myxococcota bacterium genome has a segment encoding these proteins:
- a CDS encoding crotonase/enoyl-CoA hydratase family protein, with translation MPDAIVERDGHVMTITMNRPKRYNALSGAMLIRMYDAYQEASNDPDVRCIIVTGAGGNFCSGADLKAMSGDAADGDEIDVQARMKGDPDIVYKALFRHYRPTKPIIAAVEGVAIAGGTEILQAMEIRVAGESARFGVSEARWSLYPMGGSAVRLPKQIPYTHAAEILLTGKHITAKEALSIGLVGHVVPDGQALAKAKEIAAVIAENGPLAVAAITRTLHECDGMELDQALRHEWSYGQAVFASQDAKEGPLAFAQKRKPDFKGR, from the coding sequence GTGCCCGATGCCATCGTCGAACGCGACGGCCACGTCATGACCATCACGATGAACCGTCCGAAGCGCTACAACGCGCTCTCGGGCGCGATGCTGATCCGCATGTACGACGCCTATCAAGAGGCGTCGAACGACCCCGACGTGCGCTGCATCATCGTGACGGGGGCCGGCGGCAACTTCTGCTCCGGCGCCGACCTGAAGGCGATGTCGGGCGACGCGGCCGACGGCGACGAGATCGACGTGCAGGCGCGCATGAAGGGCGACCCGGACATCGTCTACAAGGCGCTCTTCCGCCACTACCGCCCGACGAAGCCGATCATCGCGGCGGTCGAGGGCGTCGCGATCGCGGGCGGCACCGAGATCCTGCAGGCGATGGAGATCCGCGTCGCGGGCGAGAGCGCGCGCTTCGGCGTCTCGGAGGCGCGCTGGTCGCTCTACCCGATGGGCGGCTCGGCGGTGCGCCTCCCGAAGCAGATCCCGTACACGCACGCGGCGGAGATCCTGCTCACCGGCAAGCACATCACGGCGAAGGAGGCGCTCTCGATCGGGCTCGTCGGCCACGTCGTGCCCGACGGCCAGGCGCTCGCGAAGGCGAAGGAGATCGCCGCCGTGATCGCCGAGAACGGCCCGCTCGCCGTCGCGGCCATCACGCGCACGCTGCACGAGTGCGACGGCATGGAGCTCGACCAGGCGCTCCGCCACGAGTGGTCGTACGGCCAGGCCGTGTTCGCGAGCCAGGACGCGAAGGAGGGGCCGCTCGCCTTCGCGCAGAAGCGCAAGCCCGACTTCAAGGGACGTTAG
- a CDS encoding EthD domain-containing protein: protein MEKLVYALWKPTGAGPDAYRDALLHELVPALARAGAVATKVSVADSAVAAGAKLRIDGGLAPKDALVTFWLEQSQDVAPCDALLAAHAAERAGWLVVESRPLVSEVVAAAPGARTPGFSLCTCVAKREGLSHAEFLDVWYGVHRACAIETQSTFSYVRNEIVRAVTPGAPPFTAIVEEGFPIEALDDPAVFYDAEGDPARLRANAKRMLETCERFLDLARVSSHPMSQYRSVSADHPLSG, encoded by the coding sequence GTGGAGAAGCTCGTCTACGCGCTGTGGAAGCCGACGGGCGCGGGGCCGGACGCGTACCGCGACGCCCTCCTGCACGAGCTCGTTCCCGCGCTCGCCCGCGCGGGCGCCGTCGCGACCAAGGTCTCGGTCGCGGACTCGGCCGTCGCCGCCGGCGCGAAGCTGCGCATCGACGGCGGGCTCGCGCCGAAGGACGCGCTCGTCACGTTCTGGCTCGAGCAGAGCCAGGACGTCGCGCCGTGCGATGCGCTCCTCGCCGCGCACGCGGCCGAGCGCGCGGGCTGGCTCGTCGTCGAGTCGCGCCCGCTCGTGAGCGAGGTCGTCGCCGCTGCGCCCGGCGCGCGCACGCCCGGCTTCTCGCTCTGCACGTGCGTCGCGAAGCGCGAGGGCCTCTCGCACGCGGAGTTCCTCGACGTCTGGTACGGCGTGCACCGCGCGTGCGCGATCGAGACGCAGAGCACCTTCTCCTACGTCCGCAACGAGATCGTGCGCGCGGTGACGCCGGGCGCGCCGCCGTTCACCGCGATCGTCGAGGAGGGCTTCCCGATCGAGGCGCTCGACGACCCCGCCGTCTTCTACGACGCCGAGGGCGACCCGGCGCGCCTGCGCGCGAACGCGAAGCGCATGCTCGAGACGTGCGAGCGCTTCCTCGACCTCGCGCGCGTCTCGTCCCACCCCATGAGCCAGTACCGGTCGGTGTCGGCAGATCACCCGCTAAGCGGCTGA
- the bioF gene encoding 8-amino-7-oxononanoate synthase has translation MHAPPPRPPLEHALGAELEQVEAAGLWRELREIESAQEPSVVLRGRDVLLFCSNNYLGLANHPEVVEAAREATARYGASAASSRLISGHMRAHREFEEHVAAWKGVEAALAFSTGYQANVGAISALLGPGDAIVSDELNHASIIDAARLSRARIAVFRHNDAGHLEERLRETADARRVLVATESVFSMDGDTAPLAEIVALAKRFGAWTLVDEAHGAGVFGKAGAGLADELGLTAEIDVHVGTLGKALGSFGAYVAGSRRLVDLLVNRARSFIFTTGLPPSAVAAARAAIAICEREPERAAGLRRRVRALSDALRAAGLDVPEAQSQILPVRIAAGEGPGRDDAARTMRAMAALLERGIYVAGIRPPTVPRGTSRLRLSVMATHTDAQLATLARALAEAVEAA, from the coding sequence ATGCACGCCCCGCCGCCTCGTCCGCCGCTCGAGCACGCGCTCGGGGCCGAGCTCGAGCAGGTCGAGGCCGCCGGCCTGTGGCGCGAGCTGCGCGAGATCGAGAGCGCGCAGGAGCCGTCCGTCGTGCTGCGCGGGCGCGACGTCCTGCTCTTCTGCTCGAACAACTATCTCGGCCTCGCGAACCATCCCGAGGTGGTCGAGGCCGCGCGCGAGGCCACCGCGCGCTACGGCGCGAGCGCGGCCTCGTCGCGCCTCATCTCCGGCCACATGCGCGCGCACCGCGAGTTCGAGGAACACGTCGCCGCGTGGAAGGGCGTCGAAGCGGCGCTCGCGTTCTCGACCGGCTACCAGGCGAACGTCGGCGCGATCAGCGCGCTGCTCGGCCCGGGCGACGCGATCGTCTCCGACGAGCTCAACCACGCGAGCATCATCGACGCGGCGCGCCTCTCCCGCGCGCGCATCGCCGTCTTCCGCCACAACGACGCGGGCCACCTCGAGGAGCGGCTGCGCGAGACGGCCGACGCGCGCCGCGTGCTCGTCGCGACCGAGTCCGTGTTCTCGATGGACGGCGACACCGCGCCGCTCGCCGAGATCGTCGCGCTCGCGAAGCGCTTCGGCGCGTGGACGCTCGTCGACGAGGCGCACGGCGCGGGCGTCTTCGGAAAGGCCGGGGCCGGGCTCGCCGACGAGCTCGGGCTCACGGCCGAGATCGACGTCCACGTCGGCACGCTCGGCAAGGCGCTCGGGAGCTTCGGCGCCTACGTCGCAGGCTCGCGCCGGCTCGTCGACCTGCTCGTGAACCGCGCGCGCTCGTTCATCTTCACGACGGGGCTCCCGCCGTCGGCCGTCGCGGCCGCGCGCGCGGCGATCGCCATCTGCGAGCGCGAGCCCGAGCGCGCGGCCGGCCTGCGCCGACGCGTGCGCGCGCTCTCCGACGCGCTGCGCGCCGCAGGCCTCGACGTGCCCGAGGCGCAGAGCCAGATCCTCCCCGTGCGCATCGCCGCCGGCGAGGGCCCGGGGCGCGACGACGCCGCGCGCACGATGCGCGCGATGGCCGCGCTGCTCGAGCGCGGCATCTACGTCGCCGGCATCCGCCCGCCGACCGTGCCGCGCGGCACGTCGCGCCTTCGCCTCTCCGTGATGGCGACGCACACCGACGCGCAGCTCGCGACGCTCGCGCGCGCGCTCGCCGAAGCCGTGGAGGCCGCATGA
- the bioA gene encoding adenosylmethionine--8-amino-7-oxononanoate transaminase, whose translation MTTKSTAAPDAPGWVERDRRVLWHPFTQHDEWLGYEPIVVERAEGFELVAADGRRYLDGVSSIWCNVHGHGHPAILEAMHAQLDRLQHSTMLGLSHVPAIELGERLVAIAPEGLTRVFFSDAGSTAVEVALRMAFQYWRQVGRPEKQRFATLVDAYHGDTLGAVSLGFSEPFHTGYEPITFRSLSFPPPFLCAPLDGRGDCGDAAALEAAAVASLAALERLLDAHAHELAAVFLEPLMQGAAGMWPQPPSFLRRVRALCDAHDVLLVCDEVATGFGRTGRMFAVEQAGIVPDVMCVAKGLTGGYLPVAATLATERVFDAFRGAYADYRALFHGHTYGGNPLGCAAAIANLDVFEREGTLAHARALAATLAGALDAHVAKLDHAGPVRRIGTMVGFDLLRDPQTGERYPSHERRAHRAALAARDEGVIVRGLGDTMILMPPLALPLDQGERLVEATARAVARATA comes from the coding sequence ATGACGACGAAGTCGACCGCTGCGCCCGACGCGCCCGGCTGGGTCGAGCGCGACCGCCGCGTGCTCTGGCATCCGTTCACGCAGCACGACGAGTGGCTCGGCTACGAGCCCATCGTCGTCGAGCGCGCCGAGGGCTTCGAGCTCGTCGCGGCCGACGGCCGCCGCTACCTCGACGGCGTCTCGTCCATCTGGTGCAACGTCCACGGCCACGGGCACCCCGCCATCCTCGAGGCGATGCACGCGCAGCTCGACCGCCTGCAGCACTCGACGATGCTCGGCCTCTCGCACGTGCCCGCGATCGAGCTCGGCGAGCGGCTCGTCGCGATCGCGCCGGAGGGGCTCACGCGCGTGTTCTTCAGCGACGCCGGCTCGACGGCCGTCGAGGTCGCGTTGCGCATGGCGTTCCAGTACTGGCGCCAGGTGGGCCGCCCCGAGAAGCAGCGCTTCGCGACGCTCGTCGACGCCTATCACGGCGACACGCTCGGCGCCGTGAGCCTCGGGTTCTCCGAGCCCTTCCACACCGGCTACGAGCCCATCACGTTCCGCTCGCTCTCGTTCCCGCCGCCCTTCCTGTGCGCGCCGCTCGACGGCCGGGGCGACTGCGGCGACGCCGCGGCGCTCGAGGCCGCCGCCGTCGCGAGCCTCGCCGCGCTCGAGCGCCTGCTCGACGCCCACGCGCACGAGCTCGCCGCCGTCTTCCTCGAGCCGCTGATGCAGGGCGCCGCCGGCATGTGGCCGCAGCCGCCGTCGTTCCTGCGCCGCGTGCGCGCGCTGTGCGACGCGCACGACGTGCTGCTCGTGTGCGACGAGGTGGCGACGGGCTTCGGGCGCACGGGCCGGATGTTCGCGGTGGAGCAGGCCGGCATCGTGCCCGACGTGATGTGCGTGGCGAAGGGGCTGACGGGCGGCTACCTGCCCGTCGCCGCCACGCTCGCCACCGAGCGCGTCTTCGACGCCTTCCGCGGCGCCTACGCCGACTACCGCGCGCTCTTCCACGGCCACACGTACGGCGGCAACCCGCTCGGCTGCGCGGCCGCCATCGCGAACCTCGACGTCTTCGAGCGCGAAGGGACGCTCGCGCACGCGCGCGCGCTCGCCGCGACGCTCGCGGGCGCGCTCGATGCGCACGTCGCCAAGCTCGACCACGCGGGCCCCGTGCGCCGCATCGGCACCATGGTGGGCTTCGACCTGCTGCGCGACCCGCAGACGGGCGAGCGCTACCCCTCGCACGAGCGCCGCGCGCACCGCGCCGCGCTCGCCGCGCGCGACGAGGGCGTCATCGTGCGCGGCCTCGGCGACACGATGATCCTGATGCCGCCGCTCGCGCTGCCGCTCGACCAGGGCGAGCGGCTCGTCGAGGCCACCGCGCGCGCCGTCGCGCGCGCGACGGCGTGA
- the bioD gene encoding dethiobiotin synthase produces the protein MSAPASAAPRGVLVTGTDTGVGKTLVSCALLAALRARGHRTGVYKPAETGCPRDAAGRLYGEDVRRLLAAADTGQSEASASAALFPVPAAPLVSAEAAGTAVDPDALVAGFERLAARFPAVWVEGAGGLLVPIAEGFTYADLAARLRLPVLVVVGSRLGCLNHALLTLAELAHRGLPILGYVVNELPPAAGAGTAAPESAPHALATNRATLARFAHAPDLGALPAVPAHACSDLGHLAALAERSLCVTDVERALAGAERAA, from the coding sequence GTGAGCGCGCCCGCCTCCGCCGCGCCGCGCGGCGTGCTCGTCACCGGCACCGACACCGGCGTCGGCAAGACGCTCGTCTCGTGCGCGCTGCTCGCCGCGCTGCGCGCGCGCGGCCACCGCACCGGCGTCTACAAGCCCGCCGAGACGGGCTGCCCGCGCGACGCCGCGGGCCGCCTCTACGGCGAGGACGTGCGGCGCCTGCTCGCCGCGGCCGACACCGGGCAGAGCGAAGCGAGCGCGAGCGCCGCGCTCTTCCCCGTGCCCGCCGCGCCGCTCGTCTCGGCCGAGGCCGCGGGCACCGCCGTCGACCCCGACGCGCTCGTCGCCGGCTTCGAGCGCCTCGCCGCGCGCTTCCCCGCCGTGTGGGTCGAAGGCGCGGGCGGGCTCCTCGTGCCCATCGCCGAAGGCTTCACCTACGCCGACCTCGCCGCGCGGCTCCGCCTGCCCGTGCTCGTCGTCGTGGGCTCGCGGCTCGGCTGCCTGAACCACGCGCTCCTCACGCTCGCCGAGCTCGCGCACCGCGGGCTCCCCATTCTTGGTTACGTCGTGAACGAGCTGCCGCCCGCCGCCGGCGCGGGCACCGCCGCGCCCGAGAGCGCGCCGCACGCCCTCGCCACGAACCGCGCCACGCTCGCGCGCTTCGCGCACGCGCCCGACCTCGGCGCGCTGCCCGCCGTGCCCGCGCACGCGTGCAGTGACCTGGGTCACCTCGCCGCGCTCGCCGAGCGCTCACTCTGCGTCACCGACGTCGAGCGCGCGCTCGCGGGTGCCGAGCGCGCCGCCTAG
- a CDS encoding outer membrane lipoprotein-sorting protein, protein MHERRKWPRYVKRAAALTGLVAALSVAASPTRAEPSGEEILDRAFRQRYDVDMTADIELAMRDRAGREHRRKFAAASKQIDGRLHSVGKIDWPEYLRDMAILTIEAEGRGHDAFVYMPSLGRVRRISSAQKGDAFFGTDVTYEDLERRRASDFRVEEVGGAEIAGEAAWRLRAVPASALSYARAEFFVAKADFALLEMRYFRESEAEPYRVVTAEREHMLVEGGHIVPTHFVVENRRRHTRTEATFRNVAVNPEIDDRLFSVSVLERNPNLRSRRSVAEAAEAAAAGAR, encoded by the coding sequence ATGCACGAACGCAGGAAATGGCCGCGGTACGTGAAGCGCGCTGCCGCGCTCACGGGGCTCGTCGCAGCGCTCTCCGTGGCCGCGAGCCCCACACGCGCGGAGCCGAGCGGCGAGGAGATCCTCGATCGCGCGTTCCGCCAGCGCTACGACGTCGACATGACGGCCGACATCGAGCTCGCCATGCGCGACCGCGCGGGCCGCGAACACCGGCGGAAGTTCGCGGCGGCCTCGAAGCAGATCGACGGGCGGCTCCACTCGGTGGGTAAGATCGACTGGCCCGAGTACCTGCGCGACATGGCGATCCTCACGATCGAGGCCGAGGGGCGCGGGCACGACGCGTTCGTCTACATGCCGTCGCTCGGGCGCGTGCGGCGCATCTCGTCGGCGCAGAAGGGCGACGCGTTCTTCGGAACGGACGTGACGTACGAAGACCTCGAGCGCCGCCGCGCGAGCGACTTCCGGGTCGAGGAGGTGGGCGGCGCGGAGATCGCGGGCGAGGCCGCGTGGCGGCTGCGCGCGGTGCCGGCGAGCGCGCTCTCGTACGCGCGCGCGGAGTTCTTCGTCGCGAAGGCCGACTTCGCGCTGCTCGAGATGCGCTACTTCCGCGAGAGCGAGGCCGAGCCCTACCGCGTCGTGACGGCGGAGCGCGAGCACATGCTGGTCGAGGGCGGCCACATCGTGCCGACGCACTTCGTGGTCGAGAACCGGCGACGCCACACGCGCACCGAGGCCACGTTCCGCAACGTCGCCGTGAACCCCGAGATCGACGATCGGCTCTTCTCGGTGAGCGTGCTCGAGCGCAACCCGAATCTGCGGAGCCGGAGGTCGGTGGCGGAGGCGGCGGAGGCGGCCGCCGCGGGCGCTCGTTAG